A single region of the Ciconia boyciana chromosome 13, ASM3463844v1, whole genome shotgun sequence genome encodes:
- the FOXL3 gene encoding forkhead box L3: MFDNTQYPYNCFNYDGDDYPTCSSDEEKKFTRPAYSYIALIAMAIQQSPSNKVTLSGIYDFIMKKFPYYRSNQRAWQNSIRHNLSLNSCFVKVPRTEGNEKGKGNYWSFATGCESMLDLFENGNYRRRRRRRNMKREHKEQRPGRGKSPSSPDMSSMDSALNTISSSESKHERIESGPRLLEPRGFAPNSMTSRQSLSNSSLAKSDSEIKFSIDYILSAPDPLPVLRSQYNMQENKYHLLEAQQINLQFWTM, from the exons ATGTTTGACAACACGCAGTACCCCTATAACTGCTTTAATTATGATGGGGATGATTATCCTACCTGTAGTTCTGACGAAGAGAAAAAATTCACCAGACCAGCGTACAG ctaCATTGCCTTAATTGCAATGGCCATCCAGCAAAGTCCTTCAAATAAAGTCACCCTCTCTGGCATTTATGACTTTATAATGAAGAAATTTCCTTACTACAGATCAAATCAAAGAGCCTGGCAGAACTCCATCCGACATAACTTATCGCTTAACAGTTGTTTTGTAAAG gttCCCAGAACAGAAGGgaatgagaagggaaaaggaaactaCTGGAGCTTTGCAACGGGATGTGAATCTATGCTGGATCTCTTTGAAAATGGGAATTACAGGCGAAGACGAAGGAGGAGGAATATGAAAAGAGAACATAAGGAGCAGAGACCAGGCAGAGGGAAAAGTCCTTCATCCCCTGATATGTCTTCTATGGACTCTGCTTTAAACaccatttcctcttctgaaagTAAACATGAAAGAATTGAATCAGGACCAAGACTACTGGAGCCTCGTGGGTTTGCTCCAAACAGCATGACCAGCAGGCAGAGCCTAAGCAATTCCTCCTTAGCAAAATCGgattctgaaattaaattcagcATCGATTACATTCTTTCAGCCCCCGACCCTTTGCCTGTCCTGAGATCTCAGTATaatatgcaagaaaataaatatcatcTACTGGAGGCCCAGCAAATTAATCTCCAGTTCTGGACAATGTGA